From Mustela nigripes isolate SB6536 chromosome 13, MUSNIG.SB6536, whole genome shotgun sequence, one genomic window encodes:
- the ZC2HC1C gene encoding zinc finger C2HC domain-containing protein 1C, producing the protein MAGLQLAPSLPVGVMLPYNKREAPGLLSTKQEPCEKGDSSQRSSIGHPRNNFQQKLLSNKELTLDNIYTHSKWNTCTKVRNCSYPHCVGISQQDLRSNPQGQAKGLFYSSSPQSWYPQTHNQEFISFTKKRVGVDRAYPLKPVFHRKSHSTGEAGIDGDQNVSPRPPEPREFPYSSFGSRNWVHSSVVRAIAATQEERALANSNRAEWVQIQRLEAAGESLQEEIRRKETLLREKLKKTEEELRRIQKEKEQVKENEKRELQRMTLPRRRVKGNSNTAYRPAFSPEFGSEEVFSRAKGEDEIWGRSQENTSPFQLSDYGIQKLKRERLVASNNKIRDLVSEPSKECSQSSEGPGSAWQGFTSNPSLSRSPDSSLPSCSTEEPELGECSHCGRKFLLLRLERHSNVCSRMQGSKRKVFDSSRARAKGTELEQYLNWKGSASVKAEPPRKSNWRQKHESFIRTLRQAREVQQVIAKGGNPADVPPILPAENPDYIQCPHCSRHFAPKVAERHIPKCKTIKNRPPPPRKHYG; encoded by the exons ATGGCTGGCCTCCAGTTGGCACCATCTCTGCCTGTGGGCGTTATGCTTCCATATAATAAGAGAGAAGCTCCAGGGCTCCTCTCCACGAAGCAAGAGCCCTGTGAAAAAGGTGACTCTTCTCAGCGGTCCTCCATTGGGCACCCGAGGAACAATTTCCAGCAGAAACTTTTGAGCAACAAAGAGTTGACACTGGATAATATCTACACTCACTCCAAATGGAACACCTGCACGAAAGTCCGGAACTGCTCCTATCCCCACTGTGTTGGAATCAGCCAGCAAGATTTAAGAAGCAATCCCCAGGGCCAAGCAAAGGGTTTATTTTACTCATCAAGCCCTCAGTCCTGGTATCCCCAAACACATAATCAGGAATTCATATCCTTCACAAAGAAGCGAGTTGGAGTAGACCGGGCATACCCACTGAAACCCGTGTTCCATAGGAAGTCTCATAGTACTGGGGAGGCTGGCATTGATGGGGACCAGAATGTTTCTCCAAGACCCCCTGAGCCAAGAGAGTTTCCATACAGCAGCTTTGGTTCAAGGAACTGGGTGCATTCATCTGTGGTTCGTGCTATTGCTGCCACACAGGAGGAGAGGGCCCTGGCAAACTCCAACAGAGCTGAATGGGTGCAGATCCAAAGACTAGAAGCTGCAGGGGAGAGCTTACAGGAGGAAATTCGAAGAAAAGAGACCCTCCTAAGGGAAAAGCtgaagaagacagaggaggaactcagaagaatccagaaagaaaaggaacaggttaaggaaaatgaaaaaagagagctACAGAGAATGACACTCCCCAGGAGGAGAGTTAAAGGTAATAGCAACACGGCATACAGACCTGCCTTCTCCCCAGAATTCGGGTCTGAGGAGGTCTTCAGTAGAGCCAAGGGAGAGGATGAAATTTGGGGACGGTCTCAAGAAAATACTAGTCCATTTCAGCTCTCTGATTATGGAATACAGAAACTCAAAAGGGAAAGACTGGTGGCAAGCAATAACAAAATCCGAGACCTAGTCTCAGAGCCATCAAAAGAGTGTTCTCAGTCTTCAGAAGGGCCTGGCAGTGCTTGGCAGGGGTTCACCAGCAATCCGAGTTTGTCCAGGTCCCCAGACTCCTCGCTTCCCAGCTGTTCCACTGAAGAGCCCGAACTTGGCGAATGTAGCCACTGCGGACGCAAGTTTCTCTTGCTCAGGCTGGAGAGACACTCCAATGTCTGCAGCAGGATGCAGGGTTCCAAGAGGAAAGTGTTTGACTCTTCCAGGGCCCGGGCCAAGGGCACAGAACTAGAGCAGTACTTGAACTGGAAGGGATCGGCCTCAGTCAAG GCTGAACCTCCTCGGAAGAGCAACTGGAGACAGAAGCACGAGTCCTTCATCCGTACGCTCCGTCAGGCCCGAGAGGTCCAGCAGGTAATTGCCAAAGGTGGAAACCCTGCAGATGTGCCTCCCATCCTGCCTGCAGAAAATCCGGATTATATTCAGTGTCCTCACTGCAGCCGCCACTTTGCTCCCAAGGTGGCCGAGCGGCACATTCCCAAGTGTAAGACCATTAAGAACCGGCCTCCACCTCCAAGGAAGCATTACGGTTGA